The window TGGATCAGGGCGAGTTGGTCGTCCTGCCACTGAAGACGACCCACAACGTTGCTGTCGGGCGGATCGACGGCCCATATCAGTACCGCGAGGATCTCGTAGACACGCTCCATCACGTACGGCCGGTTTGGTGGATCAACACCGAAGTGCCTCGCGACGCTTTCGATCAAGACCTCCTCTATTCGTTTGGTGCCCTTATCACGATCGGGCGCGTCAACCGCGAGCACGCGGAGCAGAGAATCCTCGCCGCCTTCGAGCAGGGGCCCCAGCCCGCGCCTGCCCCTCCTGGAGGAGGCGGACAGGGATCTGATGGATCGGCCGAGGAAACCCCCGATGTCGAAGCCGTCGCCCGGGATCAGATTCGCCTCTTCATAAGTGCGAACTTCGCGGGGCATGACCTGGCAAGGCTGGTCGGAGCGATCCTCCAAGCACAAGGCTTCGCAGTGACCCTCAGCCCACCGGGAGCTGATCAAGGCGTCGACATCCTGGCTGGACACGGCGCCCTTGGCCTCGACAGCCCCCGAGTCGTTGTGCAGGTGAAGACCGGTCAAGCCGGGATCGAGGAGTTTCGTTCTCTGCGCGGCCTCGTGACCGCACTCGCGGCTGATCAGGGGTTGCTGGTTGCATGGCGGGGCTTCAAGGGAACCGTTCGGACAGAAGCGAAGCAGGACTATTTCAAGATGCGCCTCTGGGACGCAGAGGATCTCCTCAGCGCCTTGCTCTCCGTGTACGAGAAGCTGGGAGAGGACGTCCGGTCGGAACTTCCACTCCAGCGGGTCTGGGCGCTCGTCCCGTCCGTCGAATAGAGACCATGTCTCTTACCGAAGACGAGTGGGCGCTCCTCGAGAAGGCATGCGCCACGGTGCCGCCCATGGCTATGCCGCCGGCAGTCGGTAGTGATCGCGACTACCCGGACTACGTCACGAACCAGTTCCTGACCGTGCTGGACCTACGACTCATCAACCCCATCGTGAAGAACGCGATCACGTACTACGAGAACAACCGATGGGATGAGGTCAGGAGCCTTGCCGATCTGGAAGCTGTTCTCGGCCGGCACCCGAACGACCCCGTCGGAAACCGGGATGCGGCCAAATACCTCTGGGGCTATGCATACGGAGACCGCCTCGGGTGGCTACGGGGATTGGTGCGATGGGCGCGGGAGATGGGCCTTACAAACCAAGATCGCCTGCGAGATTGGGCTCACGAGAGCGACTTCGAGCGGGACTTCGCCTGGCGGACGAAGGGCTTGGGCATCGCAGCATACTCCTGGCTGGTGATGAGGCTGGGCGTGGACACCGTGAAACCGGACGTCATGGTTCATCGCTTCGTAACGAGGGTCTTGGGGCGAGACCTCGGCGACCTAGAGCTGATTCACGTC of the Actinomycetota bacterium genome contains:
- a CDS encoding restriction endonuclease, which produces MAVWVVKGGRHGEFEDTFLTEGLIGKGGKLPDLSSVSSREELRRMFEVAYPDAQTSQVANHVGQFWSLLKSMDQGELVVLPLKTTHNVAVGRIDGPYQYREDLVDTLHHVRPVWWINTEVPRDAFDQDLLYSFGALITIGRVNREHAEQRILAAFEQGPQPAPAPPGGGGQGSDGSAEETPDVEAVARDQIRLFISANFAGHDLARLVGAILQAQGFAVTLSPPGADQGVDILAGHGALGLDSPRVVVQVKTGQAGIEEFRSLRGLVTALAADQGLLVAWRGFKGTVRTEAKQDYFKMRLWDAEDLLSALLSVYEKLGEDVRSELPLQRVWALVPSVE